In Streptomyces sp. NBC_00483, a single window of DNA contains:
- a CDS encoding PadR family transcriptional regulator, translating to MSRRSGILEFAVLGLLRESPMHGYELRKRLNTSLGIFRAFSYGTLYPCLKTLVANGWLIEESGSGPDDTPAAPLAGRRAKIVYRLTAEGKEHFEDLLSQTGPDAYEDEHFAARFAFFGQTSRDVRMRVLEGRRSRLEERLEKMRISFARTRERLDDYTLELQRHGMESVEREVRWLNELIESERAGRDQRGSGPGGAAQQDTSGETGGLPRHRDSTRPDPSDDTAT from the coding sequence ATGAGCCGACGCTCCGGCATCCTCGAGTTCGCCGTACTCGGACTGCTCCGCGAGTCCCCGATGCACGGCTACGAGCTGCGCAAGCGACTCAACACTTCACTCGGAATCTTCCGCGCCTTCAGCTACGGGACGCTGTACCCCTGCCTCAAGACGCTGGTCGCCAACGGCTGGTTGATCGAGGAATCGGGTTCAGGACCCGACGACACCCCCGCGGCTCCACTCGCAGGGCGTCGCGCCAAGATCGTCTATCGGTTGACGGCGGAAGGTAAGGAGCACTTCGAGGACCTGCTCTCGCAGACCGGCCCCGATGCATACGAGGACGAGCACTTCGCCGCGCGCTTCGCCTTCTTCGGGCAGACGTCGCGGGACGTGCGCATGCGCGTCCTCGAGGGCCGTCGCAGCCGTCTGGAGGAGCGCCTCGAGAAGATGCGCATCTCCTTCGCCCGCACCCGCGAGCGCTTGGACGACTACACGCTCGAACTGCAGCGGCACGGCATGGAGTCCGTGGAGCGCGAAGTGCGCTGGCTGAACGAGCTCATCGAGAGCGAGCGCGCGGGCCGTGACCAACGTGGCTCCGGCCCCGGGGGCGCGGCTCAGCAGGACACATCTGGAGAGACGGGCGGCCTGCCCCGGCACCGGGACAGCACCCGGCCGGATCCGTCCGACGACACCGCCACGTG